In Gossypium hirsutum isolate 1008001.06 chromosome D01, Gossypium_hirsutum_v2.1, whole genome shotgun sequence, the genomic window GAATTGTAGGTTATTCTGAATCATCTGGATCATGGTTggcttaatttcaaaattattggtTGTAATAGTTGACCTTGTGATACTACCTTGGACTACGTCGAGGGTTGGTAGCACATAATCTCTCAGCGTACATTCCTCTCGAACCATTGGTGGCTCTATCAATAGTAGTTATTGTGGTGGTGGTagatccaataagttaggatcgTCGAAGAGTGGATTATCGCATGGTGGATCAACTACAAAAGACGAGTTATTTTGCACCGgttgttgttgttgctgttgACGATTTCTACATATTATTCTTTCTAGATCAATGGTTGACTCTATGGGTGTTCCCTTACTCCGAGTCATACATTGAAACCCACAAAGTGAAAGACAAAAGTTAGAAaattaaatgaacaaaaataagaaaaatataaatcgtatctacaattttaaaatttcctaactatcctattaaacacaaaaattaaaactaattcagTGGCGTTGCTTCCCCAGTAAcagcgccaacaacttgaccgcttCCCGATGTAACAACATTTGAAGTGTGAATACTGCTACTAAGGATATGAGTTAAGGCAGTGTTCTCAAGTATACGGGTtatgttgtaatatagtttacaATGACGTAtggaagtattccgaggatcataCCCTAAGGAGGCGAGACTAAACTAATATTAATTTTTACATTAATGGGTCTAgttagtaatttaattaattatattacgATAATTCTTAAAGtgatgagaaaatatattttttttataaaaataagataaataagagTGGGAATAGATTGCGGATTCTATCAGTTCTAATGATGGAAGACTAACTCATTTCAGTGTTCATACTTAAATCCTACTTAGGGTTTTACTCAATCAATTACTAATTAACTTAGCAGGGCCTCTCAGTCTTCCACTAACCTAATGAGTTGGCAAGAACTATTTATCTCTCGATTTCACAGTCCAAACTAGATTGAGGTAAGGTTTTCACAGATATGCAATACCGATTTCGAGTTCATTCCTACTtatatgacttcctagggtcatcaAGCCTAAGGTTTTATGTTCTTCCTATCCCAACCGGCTAATCCACTAAGAATCCCTATATAGAAGTTAATCAATCCCAcatccactcattaatctccCTTATAGGATTAGTTCCTTATGAATTTAACACATATAAAGCAATTGATAATAAAGATAAACATTATAAAGAAAGCAAGAGAAAAATCctgataatttaataataaaagcgCAAAAAATAATACGTTAAAGGCGATCTACAATTTGATCCATGCTaagatcaaaataaaataaaaactaaactaatgaaaaactaaattgaagataaagttaaataaaaactTGAATAAAAACTAATAGTGAAAAACTGTTCATAAAGTGTTTAGAGCCTTTTATTTATAGGCCTAAGGTTAGTCGCCGATCATTGACCTAATTAGTCTGACGTTTTTGCATTAAAGTTTGTTGTGCGGACAAAAACACCTATTGGAAAAAATAGATTTTTGGAAGCTTTGAGGCATATTATCGATTAGTAAATGTGGAGAtctgaatcataaaattatggttttatattctacccCATGAGACCTTCACAAcgatatatcatatgctcaaaatggttgagtgatgaatgagaaattgatgcttaatgtaagccacttgtgaattatgttgaggaaaatggaaagcttagtcccacattggttagatatcaagtgtgaaatatgtttatatatatgaaccAACTTGGTGGTTATTGAATGACTAAACTAATGCTCTCCCTCACACCTAAGGAGATGCAAATCCAAACTCGTCGGAGTTGAGGGCACACTCGCATGACGTGGGCAACGCGAAATGTCTGAACCGATTCCAAAATCTCtttcatttgaattttattaaaactaaataaTCAGCAAGAAAAGATATACACTGAATTATCCAAAATTTTGAGAGATATTTTCCCtacatatttttcaaaatgtTTTTGGTGATAGACGAAGGCAAGGCTATAGTTCGTTGATCACTGCAGCCGTGCTATTGCCATACTCATCTTGTTGTTGTATCCTAGGAGACAGTCGACCAATGTTTCTCCAGCAGCAAAGGAGCGGCCGAATCTATCTTAAGGAAACTATTAAAACAGGCCTCAACTACTAGTCTGTTTTTCCTGCCTACCTACGAGTATAATATTTCGATCCAgtctttatttctattttttagattatatatatatatatatatctatattgttCTAGTTCGGTAttgtgatttaaataaatattttacattacTGTTTATTTCACTAATGTGTGTGCAACAACACCCTTAGCTCATTAATTCTTCATGTCATGTCAGTGTCGTGACACCCTATGGCCTGTTTATGAGCTAAGACATATCTTCAGGGTTGTGTCAGACACTGAAGGTAGACTTCTCCTTTTTAGTATTCTATTCATTGTGTTGCGACATTGAGGCTCCGTATTGCAACATTATGGGCAATCTCGTGTCCTTATGCCTATGAATGGTGTCCTGCACACTTACAGAATATGTTAGTCTACCTAAGGCCTCCTTTGACCCTAAGGTcatataaatagctcaaattgcacattttattaactaTGAACTAAAATcgaaaactaaataaaaacataGCTAAATTGCTTTCATATGAGCTCATTAAGTACGAAaaatagtttaatctgctacaacgAATTGTGACAATTCAATTTTGTACATTTAACACGTTTATATTGAAGATGTAAAGCTTGGTAACCCTAAGTTAAAATTATATGGTAGATATGTGGTTTATAAATGCATGATTTGGCATTGATGATGCTTAGTTGAAATATATGGTGTATGGAATTACCTGTTTTAATGTGGATTGGCATAAGTGCAATGATATGAAATGTGGTAGGAAATGCGATGTATGTGTGTATATGCATGTTAAGTATGAAGAATGAATGGATATAGTTGTAACTAAATATAGTAATTGTATAGAGTCAAATGAGCTATGAAATTAATTAACTTGAATACAAATCTAATGAGTTAGgatgtaaatttattatatacttGTTTTTGAGAAGATGAATATATGTTTCATAAAATGGTATGAGATTAAATTAGGAATGAAATAGTTGCTTGTGGCATATGTCTAATTACATTGTTAAATCATAGATTTATCGTTGAGTTTATTACTCAGCTATGATTTTGTTTTCTGTGCGCAGGTTAAGTTTTTACGAGATCTCGAGCATCAACATCAACATCCAGTCAAATCCCAAACTCAACGAAGTTGGTGAATTTCTTTTTCTAGTTAAATGTCATGTATCTAGTAGAGTCAATTTAGTATTTTGCTATGTTTGAAAACGCTAATTTGGAAGTTTGCAAATGAATATAATCATGtatatgcaagttgatatgtgtAGTTTAGTATGATTTGTAAATAAGTTAAGTTGACATGTTTGGCGTGTGATTAATGTATATGTGTTATGTGCTTGTTGAATTTTGGCAATGTTAATGCTTAATTGAAAGTAGCATGATTTGGTAAATGTCTTAAATGAATATGAGACATAAGAAATGACACTATTGGATGTGAATTGGTATGGATCAAATCAGTATTGGTTAATATATTGACATGTGTTTCTTTGATTAGGGAATCATATGTTTAGTGAATGAGAAAATGTTGattaaatgaatgattgaattgtTGAGATTGATAATGAAGATGTAAGTTATTAGTTAGGTatgatttgattttgaaaattaaagaaaaatcatcaaagtattgtaaactgaaaaatatataggattttttctatataattcatcacctttttacttaaatttattgttaaaatcaagtaattgtttaataaattaatgaaatatgcgaaaatatgaagttaggacatagaaattattaaaatgtgattttatactttattatacagttttcatgcataaaatggcttattttatattaatttgagcatattatatttttaagctataaagtgagtcatgcatgattaaattaaataataaaatataaatttatatttataattcatttttaatatttcattaataaattgggttttaattaattaagtaaattgattaattaaagtggttaaattatattatttggtcctctaaactatctactatttttggacaggtctgagaattttcttctaattgcaaaatcgtccaaattggggaccaagtcaacccaatttttggctgcacatggatgtcataaactgttgtgcggaagcgtgtaaaagagtaaaattattgtactaaaaaatcacactaagttcaattcccaggaaagagaggtggatcgcaaggatcgcttaagtaccaggtctttcctagccagaatatccctcaatcgtaatttaatagcacaataaatcactacaatcacacacacaattcatgcagaataatacaataaagaacacaagaatttaacgaggttcagcaaattttgcctacgtcctcgggcactaccaaatatatttcactccaaaatacaagtgagaatttacaaagagagagagagaaaacaatgccttaagtagagaatggcaagtttgagatacagaatgagagatggttatgcctatttatagttgaggttcagggatcaacttgcaaagtcactttacaattagggaccatatattgcaaatattcagattttattatgccaatatcttgatacccatatctttgactttccaatatttgatacccatatctttgactttccaatatttcgAATGCTTATTAGGACCATCACCACCATTCTTGACGTTTTGCCCAAATTCGATGATTGTTTTGCAACAAAGTGAATGAATTGGTGGAGTTGGAAATGAAGCTAGCATGGAAGGTGAGAATCAAAGTTGACCTCAATGATGAACGAGCCATGAGACAGGTTCTTTcagttatggactaaaatgataatttatttaatgaataaCAATGACATGGATTAATTACatggaaaatcaaaatttaaaagaaaaatattgtcAGTTTATCGTTTGTGATTTTTGCAGGAGTAACCAAAATAATCAAACTATATAACGTGAGTGCTTAAATTGCaaactaactttttattttggatgcctaaaataatagttttttatAGTTGAATGATATATGTGTAGTTTACTCAATCATAATTTCGTATTTCAAGTTCTTTTTATTCTTAACTTGCATAATCAACATTTTTTTACTATTCACAATATTCGCCTACAAAATTTATTGCAATTCCCTTTACTATATGCATTTTAAATCAatgaaattatacattttttatgaATCAAATTATGTCAATGATTTGttgttttatataattaaatatgtatttgcAATAAAAAAGCATATAAAACttagtatgaaaattttggccATATATTTAGTTTTAGGCTAAAAAATATTAAGGAGTgaattggatttaaattttttttggtaaaattttctaaataataaaggagaaaaaaaaagccTAGACAAATTGATTTGTAATAGTTCGGCCCTAATTGTTTACTTCCGCTATCTTGGTATACGCGACCAATGATTTATCAATTagctatatttaaattattaccTTTCAAGGAAAAAGTATAATATTTACAATCTCATTTTTTTCACAAGGCTAAGATATAACATTTACAACCCTTATCTTTTTCACTAGACTAACATAGAACCATCCCCTAGTTTTTATGGGTTAACTAGAACTCTTCCTAGTTTTTGTGGCTCAACTAAAACTCTCCCAATTTATAATTTGTGAAATGAAAGGAAGTAAACAAAGAAACCTCTACAAGTTACGTGTTTACAAAATTAAActctcaaaaaaaaaagatatgtaAATGGTAAAAGATTTAACAATAAACTCTTACAGAATATTTACAAGAGAAATGGAAGAATAAAGATTTGAATACTTTTCTCTTGATATTGATGCTTGGATATCTTTCTTGTGTCTTGAAGTGTTCTCAAAATATTTATACCAAGAAACATATTTGTAGGCGTTGATGGTCGTTAATGATGAATCTACTCATTGGAAGCTGTCCCTATATTAGACCTAATAAGATGTTTCGAAACACAACTGAAAAATAATTGTTATATAGCCGTTAGCAAGCCATGTCTCGAGACACAACATGAATAGTGTGTCCCGAGATAATCTATCAATTATATTTAAACATACTGCACAATGCCTCAAGATAGATAGCTTCTGAAAcagatttttatttcaaaatttttatatctCGAGATATATAGTCGTATGGCTTGAGACTTGGATACCAAAActccttaaaaatattttaaacaccaTAGAACACTTTAGTATTaacctaaaaatatttaaataaattataacacatttataacatattttttattattttgtgaatatttgaaaatgctttgaaaatgtataataaaattttcaattttattgtcACCAAATAATTTAAGAcgtataatacatataaaatttatcttaaatattgttatatcaaaaacttcaaaattaagCAATACTACAATTTATACCAATATCTGGAAAAGAAAAACCTATAAAACGAATGCCTAAGGCTTTTCTTCCATAATTGCtgtccttttccttttcttttaaaaaaatttatatcaaaATTCAGCTGtattactcaaatttaaaattaaatctttatatttaattttgatataatttaacttatcaattattataatatcattagttaatttaaatactttattttaattaaaatgttaatgtaaACTTTCAGAATgattaaaaccattaaaattctgtattaaatttaaatcaatacaatttattttttaaagttgtaacagagtttaaaattttaaattaaaaaaaagacataTAAAAGAAGATATTTTAAATCAATGAAATTAATAACCTTACAGCTTCCTAGATGATATGAATCaaatgaaattggaattttttttttatttctcaaggtATTGGAACTTTGAAACACcgcaattttaaattatatgcaCGTGGCAAAATAACAATTATACCATCTAAATAAAATTAgcatttttgggtaaaatattgttataaaatatatattaactttctgtaatgcacatttaattctatatattagttaaattaaattaaattaaattatttcttaatttttttataaaatttctaattttacgaaattaaaaagtaaaaatacatatgtaatattatatttacattaaaaataaattattaaaaaatatttatatttatattgatgattaaaatattgaaataattttatatttaataaaaagattCTTCGAGAAGGGATAAAAAAGGAAATTTAACTTGGTTTTTTACTGAGCCTCCGCATCAGTGAAGAAACCGTCTCCATTGAGACAACTTCGCAAACAACTCACCAAaagagatgtgatgagatgagaacaaatttaaaattcaagCCAAATTATTGGAAGATTCTAACTCACTGCACCCACCATTGAATCCAAAAGGGAGCCTAAGAAGCTTAAAGATATGGCTAAAGCGAGATAAAGTCCTGACAAGAACTTAGAAGCTTGTCTGGTCATAGCACCATCATCCATACGTGACCTGAATTTCTCGGGAGACAGAAACACAGAAGGGATTTCCTTTGGGAAAAACAGGGCCTCATCAACAACTAGTTAAGCCCCCATAACTTCCAACCTTTCATGAGGAACGTCAACAGGCAAATATATCCTTTtatacacaaaaaaataaaaaaataaaaaaaagggcaCATAAGAGCTCAAAATCTTCAATCCCTTCGTTCTTTGTTATTCTCCACTGTTTGTGGTACATGTAACACTCATGGAATAGAGCAAAAGGAAAAGATTGTTACACGATACAACCTTAGCCTAgctagttttttttctttttaactcaaATGAAGCAAGAAGGGAGAAAAAAAGTAAATCGGATatcgagaaaaataaaataaaccaataAAACAAGTATTCTTCTTATctaaataactaataaattaagCTCCATCCATACATTCTAGTGAATAGATCGACAGAGCGGGCAAGTACTATGCTTGTTACCAAACCATTTCTCTAGACATCCTTTGTGAAAGAAATGTTTGCAAGACAACTCACTCACCTCCTCATCCGCTTCAAACCCACATAAGCACACACAACACTCCACGCTGTTAACCCATCCATCACCCCGACTGCTGTTGCTACTGCCATAACCGCCATCTGCAGGAGCTGAATCTTCATATGATGTTGATGCTGATGAGTGCCTGTTGTGGCACAAAGACTTGAACTGGGTTATAGATATCCTCCTCTCCCTTGCTTTGCT contains:
- the LOC107921230 gene encoding probable E3 ubiquitin-protein ligase XERICO translates to MGLSNFPSAAEGVLPVLVMNTVLSVALLKNIVRSLLQVVGASTTSNLDIEDSNEDPEEMSKARERRISITQFKSLCHNRHSSASTSYEDSAPADGGYGSSNSSRGDGWVNSVECCVCLCGFEADEEVSELSCKHFFHKGCLEKWFGNKHSTCPLCRSIH